One Bacteroidota bacterium genomic window, TGCGAGCTGCATACAGACGACCACAGCAGCAGCCCCCTAAGTGCCGAGGACAATGAGGTGCTCGCCCAGATTAACCCCCTGCTGGCACAGCAGACCCTGTGGAGCAGTGCCAAACAGCTGAACAACCTGAGCCTGGCACCCCACCTGGAGCAGTGGCTTACCAGCCGGAATGTAGCACTCGTCTTCCCGCTGCACCAGCAGCAGGAGCGGCTGGGGCTTATGCTGCTGGGGCCCCGAAAAACCGGGGTATACCACCTGGGCGAAACCGAATACCTGGCCCGGCTGGCCACCCAGGCACGCCTCAGCCTGGAAATCCTGTACCTGCTGGAGCGAGAAAAAGAGCTGGTACAGAAAAACCTGGAGGCAAACCTGGCTGCCCTGCGTAGCCAGATAAACCCACACTTCCTGTTCAACACCCTGAACACCATATCCGACCTGGTGCACAGCAGCCCCAATCTGGCCGAACAGGCCATCGAGAAACTGGCCTTTATCTTCCGCTACACGCTGCGCGTAAGTGGGGCCAACTTTGTACCCCTGGCCGAAGAGCTAAGCCTGGTGCGCAGCTATCTGGATATCGAGCAGATCCGCTTTGGAAGCCGCCTAAGCACACGCATAGAGGTGGAAGAAGCCGCCCAGCAGGTGGAGATACCTGCCTTTGTGCTACAAACCCTGGTAGAAAACTGCATTAAGCACGGCATAGCAAAGCAGGTGGAGCAGGGCCGAATAGAGATAACGGCACGGTACAGCGCAGGCCAGCTAGTATGCACCGTGTACGATAACGGGCCCGGCATCCAGGCCGAACGTATAGAGAAAGGCACCGGCCTGCGCAACATTATCGCCCGTATGCGTAACTTATACCCCCAAGGCCAGCAGCTCACCTTTGATAACACGGGGGCTGGCACCCTGGTTACGCTCAAAATTCCTGTTACCCATGCATAAAATCCACGTACTCGTTGCCGATGACGAAGCCCCAGCCCGCAATAAAATGGTGCGGCTGCTCCAGGAATTTGAACAGCTGGAGATTGTAAATATCTCTTCCAATGGCCTGGATGCCTTTAACTACATCTGCCAGCTAAAGCCGGAGGTTGCCTTCCTGGACATTGAGATGCCGGGCATGAATGGCCTGGAGATTATACAAAACTTGCCCGAAGATGTAAGCCCCCAGGTTGTGTTTGCCACGGCCTACCACGAGCATGCCATACAGGCCTTTGAGCTGAATGCAGTAGACTACCTGCTCAAGCCATTCAGCCAGGAGCGGCTGGTGCAGACCATCGAAAAGCTGGAAAAAGGACTGGGTGCGCGGAAAGAAAAAGTAGCTGCCGCTGCTGAGGAGATAGGCGAAAACCTGTCGGCCCAGGCACTGCACAAAATACCTGTACCCACCGCAGATCGGTACAAACTACTGGACTACAAGGAGGTAATCAGCATAGAAGTAGAAAACCGCAACACAAACATCTATACTGCAGAAAAACGCTACAGCATAAATATGACGCTGGAAGCCCTGGAGAAGAAGCTGCCACAGGAGCAGTTTATGCGCGTAAGCCGGGGTGCCATTGTTAATATTAGCAGCATACGCGAAATTGTACTCTGGTTCGGAAATCGGTTTAAGATTGTGCTGACAAATGACCGCGAGGTGCTAACCAGCCGAGACCGTGCCAGGAGTGTAAAGACCATCCTAAAATTCTAGTAAGGGAAAGAACAAAAATAGTTCTATACCAGCGTAAACACCAGTATATCATAGAGCGCGTGTGTCCAGGCAGTGATGCCAAATCCCCGCAGCAACAGCAGCAGGCTCATGATGACGCCAAAAGCGGCCCGATAAAAGAACGGATACCAGCCCCAGGCATCGCCTGCACCGCCGATAACAAACTGGAAGTGCGCCAGGCTGAACAAGATAGCCGTTATCAGCACCACCAGGAACTGGGTGCCTAGTCCATCCCGACGCATACCCGCAAACACAAGCCCCAGCAGGATAAGCTTCACCAGGATAAGCCGAAAAAAAAGCTCCTCGTAAAAACCGGCACCCAGGCTGAGGCTCAGTTTCTGCGCGTAGGTAATGCCCGAGCCTGTCAGCATAGGCAGCAGACCATTCGCACCAACCGCCAGGCTCATATTCAGGGGTA contains:
- a CDS encoding LytTR family DNA-binding domain-containing protein → MHKIHVLVADDEAPARNKMVRLLQEFEQLEIVNISSNGLDAFNYICQLKPEVAFLDIEMPGMNGLEIIQNLPEDVSPQVVFATAYHEHAIQAFELNAVDYLLKPFSQERLVQTIEKLEKGLGARKEKVAAAAEEIGENLSAQALHKIPVPTADRYKLLDYKEVISIEVENRNTNIYTAEKRYSINMTLEALEKKLPQEQFMRVSRGAIVNISSIREIVLWFGNRFKIVLTNDREVLTSRDRARSVKTILKF
- a CDS encoding CPBP family glutamic-type intramembrane protease, with the protein product MERQEEKPFRPGYFQLVRRNSYNFIFAGKLLVLYELSQLLLSGELQVTNAIDSLFKQAFAAIPQGTLYVSLGLLLIGLFVLAQDHRQGYKIRLGVFGWMWAESLLWALVVFFNLSLLVRYLPLNMSLAVGANGLLPMLTGSGITYAQKLSLSLGAGFYEELFFRLILVKLILLGLVFAGMRRDGLGTQFLVVLITAILFSLAHFQFVIGGAGDAWGWYPFFYRAAFGVIMSLLLLLRGFGITAWTHALYDILVFTLV